The following are encoded in a window of Fusarium falciforme chromosome 11, complete sequence genomic DNA:
- a CDS encoding Peptidase-M14 domain-containing protein, with protein MTIRATLTTGLLFVGLATAAHRYADNQVALVRDTDEAAKHFPDVEGVELYSPPFTDPKSVPAGFENGTSGPTDDATLDYFLQTLAARNDWMTYTNPSFKSEDGRSIPYVFLSTSTQPKTNASASEKLRVYLQGGVHGNEPGGDQLLLAFLGKFDANSTWAESILEKMDIMILPRYNPDGVAYFQRFLATGFDPNRDHIKQASSQTREVKKLISEFNPHIGVDSHEYSANRAYGTKDQWAQAVDGQISAMKNLNIHKDIRELAEETFVPNVAAAMEAHDLRWSPYITGVLKEEPLVFTELNTEARAGDVSLALSQALVFLTETRGIMLGGQHFQRRVAAGLIMVESLIQTAADNADRVYKVVEGAREKFAESNDDIVITDAPQPTNRTWQFIELESGKLVELPVQFLSTTPVLANLTRSRPEAYVFPRAWKDAAERLQIAGVKVDTLKADFVGEVEALNITSASVGNTLYQGTALTTVTTETIRKEIRMPAGSFWVSTRQKNAAHALVTLEPEGIDSYVTFNILPVNEGDEYPVYRVMA; from the exons ATGACGATTCGAGCCACTCTCACCACTGGCCTGCTCTTTGTAGGCTTGGCCACGGCAGCGCACCGCTACGCAGACAACCAGGTCGCTCTCGTCAGAGACACCGATGAGGCCGCCAAGCACTTCCCAGATGTCGAGGGTGTTGAACTTTACTCCCCGCCTTTCACGGACCCCAAGAGTGTTCCAGCAGGATTTGAAAACGGCACAAGTGGCCCAACCGACGATGCCACATTAG ACTATTTTCTCCAAACTCTTGCTGCCCGCAATGACTGGATGACATACACAAACCCATCTTTCAAGTCCGAAGATGGCCGTTCAATTCCATATGTCTTCCTCTCTACCTCGACGCAACCCAAGACAAACGCCTCTGCGTCCGAGAAGCTCCGCGTCTATCTTCAAGGCGGTGTCCATGGCAACGAGCCAGGTGGTGATCAACTTCTCCTTGCTTTTCTCGGAAAGTTTGATGCCAACTCTACTTGGGCCGAGTCCAtcctggagaagatggacaTTATGATTCTTCCTCGTTATAACCCCGATGGCGTGGCCTACTTCCAACGCTTCCTTGCAACCGGCTTCGACCCCAACAGAGACCACATTAAGCAAGCAAGCTCACAAACCCGAGAAGTCAAGAAGTTGATTTCGGAGTTTAACCCTCACATCGGTGTCGATTCTCACGAGTATAGCGCTAACCGCGCATATGGGACCAAGGATCAGTGGGCTCAGGCTGTGGACGGTCAGATCTCGGCCATGAAGAACTTGAACATTCACAAGGATATTCGGGAGTTGGCTGAGGAGACCTTTGTGCCCAACGTTGCTGCTGCGATGGAAGCTCACGACTTGCGCTGGAGCCCTTACATCACGGGTGTTCTTAAGGAGGAGCCTCTGGTTTTCACCGAGCTCAACACTGAAGCCCGAGCTGGCGATGTTTCTCTTGCCCTGAGCCAAGCCCTTGTCTTTCTCACTGAGACTAGAGGTATCATGCTTGGCGGTCAGCACTTCCAGCGACGAGTCGCAGCTGGGTTGATCATGGTTGAGTCTCTTATCCAGACAGCTGCAGATAATGCGGACAGGGTGTACAAGGTCGTTGAGGGCGCACGCGAGAAGTTTGCAGAGAGTAACGATGATATCGTCATCACCGATGCCCCTCAACCTACCAACAGGACTTGGCAGTTCATTGAGCTCGAGTCTGGAAAGCTCGTGGAACTTCCTGTCCAATTCCTCAGCACCACTCCAGTGCTGGCCAACCTCACTCGTAGCCGACCCGAGGCCTACGTGTTCCCCAGGGCGTGGAAGGATGCCGCGGAAAGACTTCAAATCGCCGGAGTCAAGGTTGATACCCTCAAGGCAGATTTTGTCGGCGAGGTTGAGGCGCTGAACATCACGAGCGCTTCAGTGGGAAATACACTCTATCAAGGTACTGCTTTGACGACCGTCACGACAGAAACGATCCGAAAGGAAATCAGAATGCCTGCAGGAAGCTTCTGGGTCAGCACAAGACAAAAGAACGCAGCACACGCTCTGGTGACGCTGGAACCCGAGGGCATCGACTCGTATGTCACATTCAATATTCTCCCTGTCAACGAGGGAGACGAGTACCCTGTATATAGAGTGATGGCGTAG
- a CDS encoding MFS domain-containing protein, which yields MTQNNRNDQVLKAERALHDQYNLLPRAQLVSCLGILSFCMLISFIDQNGISITQPTIAKDLDASATISWAGTSSLIANTTFQMLYGRLSDIFGRKAVFLGAVALLAIADLLCGLSQNPAMFYVFRGVSGIGSGGIANIAMIIVSDVVTLEERGKYQGIFGTMVGLGNLIGPFLAAAFIKRSTWRGFFYMLAPLGAIAGVISYLFLPNKPPTATIKESAARIDYGGSFTISLGIILLLIPISGGGAYFDWNSPMVISMLTIGSLSCLLFLLIEWKIAKLPMMPVTIFANKEVVILLIHSFLFGAVYQSYIYYLPLYLLNARQFEVLEAAAISTALFTFQAVFSTLGGLYISHFNRYGEVIWFGFATWTL from the exons ATGACGCAAAATAACCGAAATGATCAGGTCTTGAAAGCAGAACGTGCCCTTCATGACCAATACAACCTCCTACCTCGGGCACAGCTGGTATCCTGCTTGGGAATCCTCTCCTTCTGCATGCTGATCAGTTTCATCGACCAGAACGGAATCAGTATCACTCAACCTACGATCGCCAAGGATCTTGATGCGTCGGCAACAATTTCTTGGGCGGGCACCTCGTCGTTAATCGCAAATACCACCTTCCAGATGCTATATGGTCGTCTATCCGACATATTTGGACGAAAGGCAGTCTTTCTCGGGGCCGTTGCGTTGCTAGCCATTGCAGACCTACTATGTGGCCTGTCACAAAATCCTGCCATGTTCTATGTGTTTCGAGGCGTGTCTGGAATCGGTAGCGGCGGTATCGCCAACATCGCCATGATCATCGTCAGTGATGTGGTCACCCTCGAGGAGAGAGGCAAATATCAGGGGATCTTCGGCACTATGGTAGGCCTAGGAAACCTCATAGGACCTTTTCTTGCCGCTGCTTTCATCAAGCGTTCAACTTGGAGAGGTTTTTTCTATATGCTGGCACCCCTTGGCGCCATTGCAGGGGTGATTTCATATTTGTTTCTGCCGAACAAGCCACCTACAGCGACCATTAAGGAAAGTGCAGCAAGGATTGACTACGGAGGTTCCTTCACAATATCCCTCGGGATCATTCTTCTGCTCATCCCGATTTCTGGAG GCGGCGCCTACTTTGACTGGAACTCGCCAATGGTCATCAGCATGCTTACGATTGGGTCCCTCTCTTGTCTTCTCTTCCTGCTCATAGAATGGAAAATTGCCAAGCTACCAATGATGCCTG TGACAATATTCGCAAACAAGGAAGTTGTGATCTTATTGATCCATTCCTTTCTCTTCGGCGCCGTGTATCAGTCGTACATTTATTATCTCCCCCTCTACCTACTAAACGCCCGTCAATTCGAAGTACTCGAGGCGGCAGCAATATCAACCGCCTTGTTCACCTTTCAAGCTGTATTTTCTACACTTGGTGGCCTATACATATCTCACTTTAATCGTTATGGTGAGGTGATCTGGTTCGGGTTCGCCACCTGGACACTGTAG
- a CDS encoding MFS domain-containing protein gives MSTTTAVQLEVLGGGYEEAAPHSTRSSLRSTRIRHSENARSLQQDASDDPALEASRIADSTVPDGGYGWVIILACAVIGWWTIGLSYVWGVYQRALLEKGVGSPLALSFCGSLSPALMASIGMLVSRVMRSLGTRKLCFVGITLIALAEIGASFVTDHLVGLFFLPGVPLGLGMSACFMSFSVAPAQYFRRKRGLANGIVMAGGGFGGAIMSVATNNMIERYGVEWAFRITGFLIAGTGLPAAWLIKERTPIHATGLIDWTLFRQANFALLFLAGGIGIFPLLVPPFFIPLYTQSMGLSTSTGAALLAGFSFSSAVGRIVSGQLCDILGPLNTLGAFFLGNSLTMIALWPASTTLAPLAVFAVLNGLMNGGFFSCMPTAVGNVFGSARVSTAVGMIIVGWVAGYLFGSPIAGYLLEAYGGADEGLHAYRPAMFYAGSVSLVATALVAILRLRISKKPLAKI, from the exons ATGTCAACAACGACGGCCGTCCAGTTGGAGGTCCTTGGAGGGGGTTATGAAGAAGCGGCACCTCATTCCACGAGATCAAGTCTCCGCTCAACCCGAATTCGCCATTCGGAAAACGCCAGGTCGCTTCAACAAGATGCCTCTGATGACCCAGCTCTCGAAGCCTCGCGCATCGCTGACAGTACCGTTCCAGATGGAGGCTACGGCTGGGTTATCATCCTCGCCTGTGCTGTCATCGGTTGGTGGACCATAGGCCTCAGCTATGTCTGGGGCGTCTACCAGCGCGCGCTCCTGGAGAAAGGAGTTGGATCCCCTCTGGCCTTGTCCTTTTGCGGCTCTCTATCGCCAGCGTTGATGGCATCGATAGGGATGCTTGTGTCTCGAGTGATGCGTTCCCTTGGCACCCGCAAACTCTGCTTCGTGGGCATCACACTGATAGCGCTTGCAGAGATTGGCGCAAGCTTTGTGACGGACCATCTCGTCGGCTTGTTCTTTCTCCCTGGAGTTCCTCTTGGACTCGGAATGAGCGCATGTTTCATGTCCTTCTCAGTTGCCCCGGCTCAGTATTTCCGCCGGAAGAGAGGATTGGCAAATGGAATAGTCATGGCCGGAGGTGGTTTCGGGGGCGCCATTATGAGCGTCGCAACCAACAACATGATTGAACGATACGGTGTTGAATGGGCTTTTCGAATTACTGGCTTTCTCATTGCCGGTACTGGACTTCCTGCAGCCTGGTTGATCAAGGAGAGAACACCAATCCACGCGACTGGACTCATCGACTGGACTCTCTTCCGACAGGCCAACTTTGCTCTCCTATTCTTGGCTGGCGGTATTGGCATCTTTCCACTTCTTGTGCCACCCTTCTTTATCCCACTTTACACTCAATCCATGGGGCTCAGCACTAGCACAGGTGCAGCATTGTTGGCGGGATTCAGTTTCTCATCAGCCGTCGGTCGGATCGTGAGCGGTCAACTCTGCGATATTCTTGGACCTTTGAACACGCTTGGGGCGTTCTTCCTTGGCAACTCCCTCACAATGATTGCTCTATGGCCAGCTTCGACTACCTTGGCGCCTCTTGCTGTCTTTGCAGTGTTGAATGGGCTGATGAATGGAGGCTTCTTTTCGTGCATGCCTACGGCTGTTGGCAACGTCTTTGGGTCTGCTCGTGTCTCTACGGCGGTGGGCATGATAATTGTTGGATGGGTTGCAGGCTATCTATTT GGATCTCCCATTGCAGGTTATCTGCTTGAAGCTTATGGTGGCGCTGATGAAGGACTCCACGCTTACCGACCAGCCATGTTCTACGCTGGCTCCGTGTCTCTGGTCGCTACTGCTCTTGTTGCTATTTTGAGACTGCGAATCAGCAAGAAGCCTTTGGCAAAGATCTGA
- a CDS encoding MFS domain-containing protein, with protein MARSTPHIGSPSPIPAAIPAETARVQNLSAMEAQDLERIGTRRTHQSSIVLPEPPDGGLRAWTQVAMGWIVIFTTWGYVNSFGSFQSYYTSVLPQSSFDISWIGSLQVWLTFFGSAFSGRLLDAGLFVPTFLIGSTMQLLGIFLMSVSTKYWQLMLTQGILTGFGGGIIFAPSLALVATYFDKHRGIAIGLVTTGNSLGGLVYPLVVRELLPILKMPWTARVLGFINLTGFCFVAVFMRPRLPPRKSGPVIDWDAFKDKLYISYVAGLFFFVLPVYYTFYYLASYGRDALGLSYSDASLLTTLINGAGLPARVLVPIIADRIGPLNTIAPAGFCVAVVAFSWLAVHNVAGIWVFTTFYGLASGAFQSLMPTGVASITKRLDAMGTRIGMCFSIISFAGLTGPPIGGRIQSATKDDYTGAHIWAALCSSVCVGLLLLARVLKVGWKPHVKC; from the exons ATGGCTCGCTCAACCCCCCACATCGGATCTCCCAGCCCGATACCGGCGGCGATACC GGCTGAAACGGCACGTGTCCAGAACTTGAGTGCGATGGAGGCACAAGATCTTGAGAGAATTGGAACGAGGAGAACTCACCAATCGTCCATCGTCCTGCCAGAACCTCCAGATGGCGGTCTACGGGCATGGACGCAAGTTGCCATGGGCTGGATTGTCATCTTCACAACATGGGGCTATGTCAACTCTTTTGGAAGTTTTCAATCCTACTACACATCGGTGCTACCTCAATCATCCTTTGATATTTCGTGGATTGGCTCCTTGCAAGTCTGGTTAACGTTCTTCGGGAGTGCCTTTTCTGGCCGACTCCTCGATGCTGGGCTCTTTGTCCCAACTTTTCTCATTGGCTCTACGATGCAACTTCTTGGAATCTTTCTAATGAGCGTCTCGACAAAGTACTGGCAGTTGATGCTTACCCAGGGTATTCTGACTGGCTTTGGAGGAGGCATCATCTTTGCCCCGTCACTTGCCTTGGTCGCCACATATTTTGACAAACACCGAGGCATCGCAATAGGACTTGTGACCACTGGAAACTCTCTTGGTGGTCTTGTATATCCACTTGTCGTCCGAGAGCTGCTTCCAATACTCAAAATGCCTTGGACAGCTAGAGTGCTTGGCTTCATCAACTTGACCGGATTTTGCTTTGTGGCTGTCTTTATGCGTCCAAGACTTCCTCCACGCAAGTCTGGACCAGTCATCGACTGGGACGCCTTTAAAGACAAGCTCTACATCTCTTATGTGGCAGGCCTGTTCTTTTTCGTCTTGCCTGTCTACTACACCTTCTATTAT CTCGCTTCGTATGGCCGAGATGCCCTGGGTCTCTCGTACTCTGATGCTTCGCTCCTCACTACCTTGATCAACGGTGCAGGTCTACCCGCGCGAGTTCTGGTGCCCATCATCGCTGACCGCATTGGGCCACTCAACACGATAGCCCCAGCTGGATTTTGCGTGGCTGTTGTTGCCTTTTCTTGGCTGGCAGTACACAACGTGGCAGGCATTTGGGTTTTCACGACCTTTTACGGCCTTGCGTCTGGTGCGTTCCAAAGTCTCATGCCGACTGGAGTCGCAAGTATCACAAAGAGGCTGGATGCCATGGGCACACGAATCGGCATGTGTTTTAGCATCATCTCGTTTGCCGGATTGACCGGTCCTCCTATTGGTGGCCGTATTCAGTCTGCAACCAAGGACGACTACACTGGTGCGCATATCTGGGCCGCTCTCTGCAGTTCAGTTTGCGTTGGCTTGCTTCTATTGGCTCGAGTACTGAAGGTAGGATGGAAACCGCATGTCAAGTGCTAA
- a CDS encoding GPI-anchored domain-containing protein, translating into MSLGKRVKMLPNLVLLAGWAFSTVAARLVFTNSNWDVEQGTPFTLHYEGCDDGCTIALMTGASDNLRVEKVITNGDSSSSASETAASSETPAESTTTSETSTSTSVSTASSSSIPGSASSADSKDTVTSTSSGTSSTLSTAAQATTTAPSPPKHGLSAGAIAGIVVGVVAVILIVLGALFFWMRRRKQKAAKGSTSNTDPRDSQPHIAELEQPKQIDIVVTPATPAEMRGSTPPPPATELAGQGRLPELPITEKATEKELEGDVAAIVPELQGEEKQTEKELEGDVARTVPELQGEDEMLPAELSAEPARKDNEEQQKQSSVMPPAELPNSTEEPQKKETETPSAAQTQTDSSASPLPKSFSEAGSTPATETISPVSPLSDEASHAMLMEQYAQLEARRQRILELKTIEEEQAALRARLSKMQGGNGTE; encoded by the exons ATGAGTCTTGGCAAACGCGTTAAGATGCTGCCAAACCTAGTGTTGCTCGCTGGCTGGGCTTTTTCTACCGTTGCGGCCAGACTCGTCTTTACCAACAGCAACTGGGATGTCGAGCAGGGGACGCCCTTCACGCTCCACTACGAAGGCTGTGATGATGGCTGCACCATCGCCCTTATGACAGGCGCTTCTGATAATCTGAGAGTCGAAAAAGTAATAACAA ATGGGGACTCGAGCTCCTCTGCGTCGGAAACGGCCGCTTCCTCCGAAACCCCGGCCGAGTCGACAACCACGTCAGAAACGTCAACGTCAACGTCGGTATCAACTGCATCTAGTTCAAGTATCCCTGGCTCCG CATCTTCAGCTGACTCTAAAGATACTGTGACGTCTACATCATCTGGAACATCTTCAACCCTATCAACGGCAGCACAAGCCACCACAACAGCACCCAGCCCTCCCAAGCATGGACTAAGTGCGGGTGCGATTGCTGGAATTGTAGTTGGAGTAGTAgctgtcatcctcatcgtccttGGAGCTTTGTTCttctggatgaggaggagaaagcAGAAGGCAGCCAAAGGATCAACGTCAAACACTGACCCACGCGATTCACAGCCTCATATTGCTGAGTTGGAGCAGCCAAAGCAGATCGATATCGTCGTCACTCCAGCCACACCGGCTGAGATGCGCGGGTCTACGCCGCCACCTCCGGCTACGGAGCTTGCGGGCCAGGGAAGATTACCAGAGTTGCCAATCACGGAGAAAGCCACCGAGAAGGAGCTAGAAGGAGACGTGGCTGCTATTGTACCTGAGCTGcagggagaggagaagcagacTGAAAAAGAACTGGAGGGCGACGTGGCTCGAACTGTGCCAGAACTGCAAGGGGAGGATGAAATGCTGCCTGCTGAGCTTTCCGCCGAACCCGCACGAAAAGACAACGAAGAGCAGCAGAAACAGTCCTCTGTCATGCCACCCGCAGAATTACCGAATTCTACGGAGGAGCCACAGAAAAAGGAGACCGAAACGCCTTCCGCAGCTCAAACACAGACCGATTCATCAGCATCTCCGTTGCCCAAATCATTTAGCGAAGCTGGATCAACACCTGCTACCGAAACAATTTCTCCCGTGTCACCACTGTCGGATGAAGCAAGCCACGCGATGCTCATGGAGCAGTATGCACAACTGGAAGCGCGCAGGCAAAGAATCCTAGAGCTCAAGACGATCGAGGAGGAACAAGCAGCATTACGAGCACGACTGAGCAAGATGCAAGGAGGTAATGGAACAGAGTAA
- a CDS encoding AB hydrolase-1 domain-containing protein, producing MNTSTISTSLNHTFHYELSTHSYTVKWGSLGDPTSPPLILIHGTPWSSRLWEPFALSLARQFHVYVFDRPGFGESPAERKLPGTAATSSPVVEYDGDLARQSEVYAALFKSWQTDWGNQKPHVVAHDNAGLVSLRAYLLHGCQYASLCLIDVVAIGPFGKPLFKVVADAPHHFQQLPDMAFDGILESYIRNAAFSELSKETMQSLKAPWLREGGKEGFIRELCQANSRTTDEVEGRYGEVGTSIPVKVIWGAEDKWIPAEDAHRLGKALKAQEVVVIADAGHLIMLDQGAQLGVELARWLCTVGQAK from the coding sequence ATGAATACATCCACAATCAGCACATCCTTGAACCACACCTTTCACTATGAGCTCTCGACTCACAGCTACACCGTCAAATGGGGTTCCTTAGGTGACCCAACTTCACCACCACTCATCTTGATCCATGGAACTCCATGGTCATCCCGCCTGTGGGAACCTTTTGCCCTGTCTCTAGCACGCCAGTTCCACGTCTACGTCTTTGATAGACCTGGTTTCGGAGAGTCCCCCGCAGAGCGTAAACTGCCCGGAACAGCCGCTACCTCCAGTCCTGTGGTCGAGTACGACGGCGACCTTGCTCGACAATCCGAAGTTTATGCAGCGCTCTTTAAATCCTGGCAAACCGACTGGGGTAATCAGAAGCCCCATGTCGTCGCTCACGACAATGCGGGCTTGGTCAGCCTGCGGGCATATTTACTCCATGGCTGCCAATACGCAAGTCTCTGTCTGATTGATGTCGTCGCAATTGGTCCATTCGGGAAACCACTGTTCAAAGTTGTCGCCGATGCTCCCCACCACTTCCAGCAGTTGCCCGACATGGCCTTTGATGGCATCCTAGAGAGTTATATCCGCAACGCCGCATTCTCTGAGTTGTCGAAAGAGACCATGCAGAGTCTCAAGGCTCCCTGGTTGAGAGAGGGCGGGAAAGAGGGCTTCATCCGAGAGTTATGTCAAGCAAACTCGAGGACCACGGATGAGGTGGAAGGGAGATATGGGGAGGTCGGAACCAGTATCCCAGTCAAGGTCATCTGGGGAGCTGAAGATAAATGGATCCCAGCGGAAGATGCTCACAGACTGGGAAAGGCCCTCAAAGCGCAAGAGGTTGTAGTCATCGCGGATGCAGGCCACCTGATTATGCTGGATCAAGGTGCTCAGCTTGGAGTAGAGCTGGCGAGATGGCTGTGCACTGTTGGTCAGGCAAAGTAA
- a CDS encoding Deuterolysin — MRVAFFLTALAALASWVTASQKKGGAQGNVQVSYPIPLDVVLKRVREGGFEFEATIFNHNVESIKVLNYATFLHKWAPIKRAEIFARGKRVAFLGIVPKMDYTRLKRKHFTTIPSGKTISVKFDIAENYDLTAGGEHTIQLLGSLPFAQIKGRHIAGFIPYQSNKLQFMVNGEAAEGVRARYLRERRRIRRENCSGGRVPRMRESLSHCVQLSLAAQEAALNGPAWRMEEAFGFSDGPIRQHVAKIFSDTADKCRTDSTRIQEFCREYYRDCVSNDRILMAYLREPSLQIGYCDPFFDLPILPKRCYVYDRPDAWGWFPSRASTVIQKTVHANLRKTGLPGNMSLDAEPGLPKILALDRNTSLQSPDNYELFATHLKLGCIAVSPEETNPLAGIPLFGPVNN, encoded by the exons ATGAGAGttgccttcttcctcacGGCGCTGGCTGCCCTGGCATCGTGGGTAACAGCTTCCCAGAAAAAAGGAGGGGCGCAAGGAAACGTGCAGGTCTCATATCCCATTCCTTTGGATGTCGTCTTGAAACGTGTTCGTGAAGGGGGGTTCGAGTTCGAGGCCACCATATTCAATCACAACGTGGAGAGCATCAAAGTCCTCAACTATGCCACCTTTCTTCACAAGTGGGCTCCAATTAAGAGAGCCGAAATCTTTGCCAGAG GCAAACGCGTGGCCTTCTTGGGAATAGTGCCGAAAATGGACTATACAAGGCTCAAGAGGAAGCATTTCACCACCATCCCCAGCGGCAAAACGATCAGTGTCAAGTTCGACATTGCTGAAAACTACGACCTCACGGCCGGCGGTGAGCATACGATCCAGTTACTGGGTTCTTTGCCATTCGCACAGATCAAGGGGCGCCATATTGCAGGCTTCATCCCCTACCAATCCAACAAGCTTCAGTTCATGGTAAACGGTGAAGCTGCTGAGGGCGTGCGTGCAAGGTACCTCCGGGAACGACGGAGGATTCGACGTGAGAACTGCAGTGGCGGGAGAGTTCCCAGGATGCGAGAGTCACTCTCCCACTGCGTTCAACTGTCTCTCGCTGCTCAGGAAGCGGCACTCAACGGCCCCGCGTGGAGGATGGAGGAAGCTTTTGGCTTCTCGGACGGGCCGATCCGTCAACATGTCGCCAAAATCTTTTCCGATACGGCAGACAAATGCCGAACAGACTCTACCCGCATCCAGGAGTTCTGTCGTGAGTACTACAGGGACTGCGTCTCCAATGACAGAATTCTCATGGCCTATCTCAGAGAACCATCGCTCCAGATTGGCTACTGCGACCCATTCTTCGACCTTCCCATCTTGCCCAAGAGGTGCTACGTCTACGATAGGCCCGACGCCTGGGGCTGGTTTCCCTCTCGAGCATCCACCGTCATTCAAAAGACGGTCCACGCGAACCTGCGTAAAACAGGGCTACCCGGAAACATGTCTCTGGATGCGGAGCCCGGACTCCCAAAGATTCTTGCCTTGGATCGCAACACGAGCTTGCAGAGCCCTGACAACTATGAGCTGTTTGCCACACATCTCAAGCTTGGCTGTATTGCGGTGAGTCCCGAGGAGACCAACCCTCTAGCCGGCATACCTCTTTTTGGGCccgtaaataattaa
- a CDS encoding Methyltransf-11 domain-containing protein — protein sequence MVVDLRKMPQNIYDNGKFFAEYAALDRSVNGLGSAPEWPRMQSYLPDLKGLSVIDLGCGFGWFARWARKAGAEFVCGIDISQNMLDRAQAMTDDPNIRYERGDMDSLMLPESCENRYEVAFSSLTIHYLAHLAEFAKHVHRSLKRGGLFVFSVEHPVYTAPSHPAFITDEASGREYWPLDSYHKEGMRLTKWLIEGVEKHHRTVATYINTFLQAGFELTGFDEWRPTPEELKTYPYSGHRVLQRPVYLVMAVRKK from the coding sequence ATGGTGGTCGATTTACGGAAAATGCCGCAAAACATCTACGATAACGGCAAATTCTTCGCCGAATACGCCGCCCTCGATCGCTCAGTCAACGGCCTCGGCAGTGCTCCAGAATGGCCAAGAATGCAGTCCTACCTCCCGGATCTCAAAGGACTGAGCGTAATCGATCTCGGATGTGGTTTCGGATGGTTTGCTCGATGGGCTCGCAAGGCCGGAGCCGAGTTTGTCTGCGGAATCGACATCTCGCAAAACATGCTTGACCGAGCGCAAGCCATGACCGACGACCCGAACATCAGATATGAACGAGGCGACATGGACTCTCTGATGCTTCCAGAGAGCTGCGAGAATAGATACGAAGTGGCTTTTAGCTCTCTTACGATCCATTACCTTGCTCACCTAGCAGAGTTTGCCAAACATGTGCATCGGAGCCTGAAACGTGGAGGCTTGTTTGTCTTTTCCGTCGAGCATCCAGTTTACACGGCACCGTCTCATCCAGCCTTCATAACGGACGAGGCCTCGGGACGAGAGTATTGGCCACTGGACAGCTACCATAAGGAGGGCATGCGGTTGACGAAATGGCTCATCGAAGGGGTTGAGAAGCATCATCGCACGGTTGCAACCTATATCAATACCTTTCTACAAGCAGGCTTTGAGCTGACTGGGTTCGACGAGTGGCGCCCAACACCGGAGGAGCTGAAGACGTACCCTTACTCGGGGCATCGGGTATTGCAACGGCCGGTGTATTTGGTGATGGCGGTAAGGAAGAAGTAG